The Salvia splendens isolate huo1 chromosome 20, SspV2, whole genome shotgun sequence nucleotide sequence GTAAACAAGTTCAAAATGTTGAAATAATTGCTACACCCAATTACGCATTCATACTTATTTTTTTCCCTAGTGCATTTATCATGGTCTTAAAAATTTTATCAGAAGATATTAGGTTGATAAATTATATCGGAAGATTGATATGAAATTAAGGATTTTTTTGGCCTATTTATAACGACTATTTGGTCAAATTAATTTGACTCTACTCCTACTTGCATATTCAAATAAAAACGAATCTCCCTCATTTTCTCAATGGAAATTTCAAGTCAAGGTAGACATTCTTCTGTACTAACTATCAAATGCTTTATTGATAAGTTtacttttagaaaataaattttaaaaataaattgttattATTGATCGTTTTCCCGCTATTAATAATTTTTGCCAAACATCGTTCAAAATTAACTTGAGATATTTTATGAGGGAATATTAGTCTTTTGTGGGTTTATGTATCATCCTATCTAATGGTGTAAAGTGAGGCTATATTTTTTAGACATTTAGTGAGTCGCTTATAGTAAAGcgatttcattattttttcattttttattagtcATGAATAGAAAATTGAAGACCGTATTATAGCCTTTTAATCTCATACATCAAACACTCAGCCTTGATCAATATAcacatattatttttttgatataGTGACAAATTGGAAGTTGCATTCCATCCTAAATGGGAAATTGATGAAAAAGAAAGCCTAGGCTGGAAGAGGTTGTACGTTGTGCTAGAGTTGTGGTGCCATTAAGAGGTCATTTGTACATTGACACATAGATAAACTGGCAATTAAACTATAGTAGCAcgcaaaattatttaattataagatGAAATATAGTATTTCCATGTCTCCCAAACCTCAGGCACTCATCTACCACTCCTACCCATATCTAAAATGACCAAACTGCCATCCTTTAACCAATCATGTTCATTCttccaaaaaattcaaattataatCTTCTATGTTAGGCATACGTATCTTTACTATGATAAACATTTGATCAATTGATTGGGTACAATTTTATTCTACTCGAGATTGAAATGTAAGCTGAGAAATTCAATATAAATTTTGATTTCATTTATAACATTTGTTAAATTTAGCACAATTGGATTCATTCCATTCAAAACTTTTCTTGACCTTTTATTTTCACCTTTACCAGAAATTTTATGAGATGTGATATGGCAAGagtaaaatagaaagatttaataaatgtttaTGACATACGATAACAATATAAATCCAAGGTGTAAAGAAAAGGGCACTATCGTCATTTCGGTCCCCCGAGCTAACGACATTTCATTGTAtgatttgaattatttggttATAAATTTATACTAATAAATCTCCCTTTCTGCAACGTGGGTTTGTTTCTAAAATAAACACAACACACGCACTCATAAATTTTCTAAACCCAGAAAATCTCATACCTCGGATACCTGCACAAAATCCGATCGCCGGAGCCACCGTCGTCGGCGTTATGACGGCGTTTAGACTGTTCCTGCTCACTCTATTTCTTTCACTAGTACTCGCTCACGTCAGAGCTGAAGCTGATGCTTCAGTCTCAGATGTCGTCGAAGAAGTCAAAGTCTCCGGATCGGACGGTGCATATTCTTCCGTCCTTGAGCAACTTAAGTCCAAGATCCAAAGTCTCGGTTAGTTGATTGAATCAATTTGGATGTTGACGATTGAAGAACGgtgttaatttattaattttggtagatttatttgttttgcgtGGTCGATTAGTGTCGGTTTGTGCGCGAGACGTTGTTGGTGAAGCTTCCTTTGAAGCGGTGATTGTTTGAATTGAAAAGGTTTAATTGATTTGGAGGACATTGTTGTTGAATGTCGATTTGTTGATTAAAGAGATGACTTGAATGTAAGGATATGAGTGGTTAAGTCGAACCTGTGGCTATTATGTGCCCAAATGCATGTGACACCGGATGTGGATTGTGGAGTTGTATTGTTCTTGTGTAGGACATAGAAATGGTTTTgttaaagagtcatattttgtgGCATTGAGTTTTATATCCGTTGATTGGTTGCACTTTGTTGGAAAACACAACATTGCTGCCTTTGGACGGGAAATTTCTGCGTAGTCACTGTTTGTCTGAATGCATTGTGAAAAAGAAACCTAGTTTGCTCTTTCTTGTCAGCACATGAGTGCATTATGATGTAAAGATGCATCGAGAGAGCATTAGTTACGAGTAAAATGATAAAGCTTTGTGTAGGTTTGACTGATGAAAATTTAGTTTTGGGCTACCAGGATCTTGAGTTGCAAGTCTAGTCTACCTTCAGTTGACTCAACAGCATCACATTTGCTAAATGACCTGTTGAGGAAGTGATTATCTGTCCTCTTTATGATTATGCATAGCGGCACTGCGACAATTGTCCAAATTATATGTGCAGTGCCCGTAGGCACTGTGCATTTCCAATTTGATGAACCACGGACAATCAAATTCTTATCTTATTTCTGCATTGTTTGATTCCAACTTATTACATATGCTATTGGTTTGTGGTTCTTAAGTGAAAATTATTACTGGTGCCCACTCACTGACTAACTTTCGTTGGTTTAATGGTTTTTCccattttcttatttctttctctttgatATATGAAGAATCCCAGATTGAGGAGAAAATTCAAGTACTAAAAGAAAAGGATCAGGTAGTTGCAGCTAAAGAAAAGACAATCAAGGAAAAATCAGATACTGTTGTAtcattgaaaaatgaaattgccTCGTTACATGTGAGTGGCTGGGATCTACAAAAAGAACAATTATACTAACCTTTAGATCAATTTGAAAtcccattttttaaaatttttttagaaaaagggCAAACTGGATGTTGCAGAAGAAGTGGGAAAGGCACATGCAAGAGCTGAAGATCTGGAAAAGCAGGTGGAGAAACTCAGAAAAGACCTTCATCTGAAAATAAGCGAGAAAGATCTGTTGGAAGCCCGGGTGACTGAAGCGGAGAAAAAGGTTCCCGAGTTGAACGCGAAACTCGCGAGTGTAAGTCCCCCATCTCTGCAAATTTCCATGTTTGTTATAAGGTCCTAATTATGCTGTAAGATTTTATGCTTATGTTGAAACTGTGTCAGCAGTGCCATTTCAGACTGGGACACATAAGCAGCACATATTGAACTTATTCTTCTCCTTCTTACATTCCTTATTGAATATCATCTTTCTCACACTCCTATATAAACATGGTCTTGTCCTTCACAAGAAAAATTAtactccgtccatgaaaaatagtcatGCTTTATCATTTTGGGCTGTCTACTTCAATAAATGTTGAAATCTGTCAGATTTCCTCCCTTAAATCTTATCTCACTGAACTGTCATTGCTCCAAAAACTAGCGTCATCTATTCAAATAATTTATCTGTTCCTCTCCCTTCATATTACTTCAACAACACCTCCATAGTTCTCTTAATACAACTATACAAGGTATATTCACTTCAGTTTTTCTTCGATTATAAATTCTTCCTTCTTCGTGGACTCAAATTCTTCTTGATTTGATTCAAATTCTTATTCAACTGTTATGGCACCCCGGTTCGTGGGGCTAGAACCCTGTCGACCCACGCCCCGGATTTTTACCTAATCGCCTCGGTGCGCCCCATGCTCCTAACAACACTGTCTCACACACACCACGAACTTTGAAGTTTGAATGATGACACTGTTTGCAACACAAACTTTTAGATGCTCATCTGCTGATAATTCTTAGATTTATCCACATTACTCATCTTAATGCCTTTTCCTTGTTATACACAGCTCCagaagatcattgatgaccagAAAGCGAAGATACGTAAAACTCAACGAGCTCTTGAGATCGCTGAGGTACGCTATCAATGACTCAACTGATTCCTGGTTCCATCCTTTTTGTTGGAATGATTGATAAGTCCTTCTATATCAATCTCTGTGCAGGAAGAACTGATGAAGGCTAAATTTGAAGCAACTTCCAGAACCAAAGACTTGATGCAGGTACAGTTACATTTTAGTTTGTGGACGGCTGTTCTTTTAGCAATTCATCTAGAACCAGTTACTAATAATAACCTATCAATTCGTTTATAGTTCATGCTTGGAAACTTCATAATCAGTTTCTTGATCTCTGTGTCCATATTGTTTGGTTTTGAGGAGATTTGTTTAGAGAACTGTCTGTGTATAGGTGAATGATATCTTAATGAGTTATTTCTTTTTGTATCTTGTCAGGCTCATGGTGCTTGGCTTCCAACTTGGCTTGCAGTTCATCTTAATAATTATCAGGTATTTTTATATCTTTTTATCCGTGAAAATTCTCATGATTCAGCCTTCCATATAATTAAATCATGGTGTCCGTATCGCCAGGCAATTTTAGAGGAGAACTGGAAAGTGCACGGAAAGCCTGCTCTTGATTTATTGATAAAGAAGGTAAGTGTTTGTGGTTCATGTTATTTGTGTTCCCAGTTCCACATGGTCTCCCATTATActgttaattaatttgatttatatctttaacTTTTATTGGATCAGGCTATTGAAAAGAAGGCCCAAGCTGAAGAATGGGCTGCACCACATGTTGAAACAGTCAAAACTGTAAGTCATTTATGGAACAAGCTGCATcctatttattttttgtacttAGTTTACTGAAATTTTTTGATACTGGAAGCAAAAATTTGGTCTATATACTTGCTATATGGCCAGTGTTGCTTTTTATTATGGTTTGCTGAATTTCAGTCTTCAATAAACACTTCTTGTTAATCTAAGTTTCCTTTTTTATACTGGAGTAGGATTATGTGTTTTAGTTTGTCTTTGGTATGCCTCTGATCTGATGTAAACTGTAAAGATTAAATTACAAGTGAGAGAGGAATAGTGTGCAAATTTACTTTGTTATGTCTGGATCTGTGAACAATGTTCCACTTGTGGTTTGAGTAATCTTCTTTGTATGTTTATGAAGAAATTTGTACCAGCCATCAAGGAACAGTGGGTGGTTGTAGCCACAAATGTTGAACCTCATGTCCAAACATTAACGGCCAAAACTGTGGAGATATATGAAGTGTCGAAGGAAGCTGTGACTCCACACATTGTTAAAGTTCAGGAACTTGCAAATCCTTATTTCCAGGTGAATTACATATAGATCAACCTTGCTTTTCTACCTGTTCTGTCTTTTTTTAGCTGAAACAAATGTTTTATGTAAAGGAATTGAGTGAAGTAAGCAGACCATATATCAACCATGTAGCTGCTGCTGCAAAACCTCATGTTGACAAATTACAGATTATTTTGAAGCCATACACACAGGAAGCAGTTAAAGCTTATCGAAAGTTCCTTGAGTCAGCAACTGAATATCATGGTCAGGTAGGATAATATCTAGTATCTATAATCTGGTATTGATCTGACGATTCTGACCATAGTAATATTTTAGTTATTTCTATTACGgtcattatttaaattatttttttaataaaatttgtttGTCACTAAAGAAACATAAAGCCTTACTATAATTTTAGTATGAGAAATGAGAATTAAATGGACTTCATGCTAAATACTGCCATACAAATGTAAATTGTAGGAGTACACAGTGGTTTACTAGATATGTAGCTCTACACTATCTCAGAATTTATATGCAGTTGAATGAGAATGATATATGAATGCTTTCCTCGTAATTATTTGCTCCTAAATTCCAATGCATTATACTATGTTTTTAATCTCATAATACTCTGGCCTCTATGGTAGGTTCAAGACATAGTTCATGATAAACTCAAGAGTCACGATCTTACAAAACCTCTTGCTACGAAAGAGCTGATTTGGTTTGCTGTAAGTTTCTTTGTTATATTGACAGCTGTTTCTTTTGTCTCAGTTTTATCAATGACTAATGCATTCTTTACATGATAACTTATATTTTATCTTGTAGGCTTCTGCATTGCTAGCTTTGCCTATCATTTTGCTGTTCAAAATCCTGGCAGCTTTTTCTGGGTCAGTGTAGTCTTTATATTCGTATTGCGTACAGTAAATAGTTTAAGTACTGCTTTGAGATTTAAAAGTGTTTCTAGCTCTGATATCATCTATCCATCAACATAAACATACAGCAGTAAAAAGGTGAAGAAGCCCACCCGACATGGCAATACACACAATGTTCGTCGCAAAAAACGTGTACATTCAGACAAGTGAAACCTGCTAATGTACTCCACTGTTTGATTACACAAGGTGTGCCCTAAAACCTCACTGGTTGTTTTATGCTCGTCTCATATACAATACAATCTATATACCCAATATTATCCATACGATTGACACATGCTTAGACATACATTATATGTTTCGTGATGGTGTGGATGTAATGGGAATTCGAGTGATACTTAGTTACCAATATTTTCATGCGCGTGTTACTTATGTCACCCTCCCTGCCTTGTCTTGTCTTGCCTTGCAGATCCCAGAGTTTAGATGGAAGATccacaatattaatttttatctgCTACTGTGGGCAGATACTGTGTCTGGTCCCTCGATGGCTTGGGAGCGTTCGGAGTTCGATTTGTTCATTAAGTACACTCGATCTGGACGGTTTTGCAAATTTTCAGTCTCATGTGTAGAATAGAAAATCTGATTGAGGATATATCTTGATCTCAGGATTATTTTACTATAGTTACAAAATTTGTAGTTGTTTGTGTATCATGGCGTTTGGTATTTATGTTGTCAGCTCCTTTTTTTGCTCAGTCTTTTTATGGATGTATAAAGTGTCTCAACGCTGTTTAATATGCTCATTAACTTAATCTGGGATATATCCTCATTTAAAGGAATTTATTGGATTTTGTTTTAGGTGTTTTTACTTTTCATATTTGATAGGATATTCTATTCTATTCATATCTTTTCAAATGATAGGTGTTCAAATTCATCAAGAGTTGCACATAATAATTCCAAACTGGTTCTTCCTAATACACTTTCCAAGCAAATTTAACAAAATAACAAACTTCCAACTAGATAAAACTACAAACCCTCCAACTATAAAATTACTACCTTATTATTATACAATTACTTGCCTTCAAATCTTCACCAAATAAGAATCCTCATCAATAAGAAGGCCAGTAGTTATCCAAGTCACCACACTGCTCCATGCCCTCAAACCTATTGTTGTTCATGTCCCCTCCATAGACCGCCGCCTGTTCGCCGCTCATGATGGCGGCGGACACGTCTTGTTGGGTCATCCCTAGCTGAGGAGGCGGCGCCGCGGCCCTCATTCCGGCGCCGAGGTTCAAGTTGAGGCCGGATATGGTGAAGGCTCCTGCGGCGGGGCCGTAGTTGACCTGCGATGGGATGGGGAAGTTGATCATGCTGGCCGAGGCGGCGCCTGCGGCGATGGCTCGGTTGAACTGATCATGGATGTCGGCGTAGTTTCTGGCGGGAAAGTGGAAATTGTCTGGCTGAATATTGATTTGTGACTGCATGGGAAGGTCGAGGTTGTAGGAGAAAGGGTTGACGGCTCTGGATTGGGTTGATGGGTATTTTTTACCTCCGGCGCTCTTTTGGAACACACGGCAGACTACCCACTCATCTTGCTACATTCATCAGGgaagataaataaacaaaatatgataATAACACACATTTTAAGTCATTTTTTGCCATATAACTTCAAGATAGATGAGTTATCTACGCTACCAAACTGATAAGAAAAACAATTTGTATAAACACTTATTTTAGGTGGttttaattaattgatcatTATAATTTCAAGAACAAATTAATTCATAGTAA carries:
- the LOC121780772 gene encoding uncharacterized protein LOC121780772 isoform X1 encodes the protein MTAFRLFLLTLFLSLVLAHVRAEADASVSDVVEEVKVSGSDGAYSSVLEQLKSKIQSLESQIEEKIQVLKEKDQVVAAKEKTIKEKSDTVVSLKNEIASLHKKGKLDVAEEVGKAHARAEDLEKQVEKLRKDLHLKISEKDLLEARVTEAEKKVPELNAKLASLQKIIDDQKAKIRKTQRALEIAEEELMKAKFEATSRTKDLMQAHGAWLPTWLAVHLNNYQAILEENWKVHGKPALDLLIKKAIEKKAQAEEWAAPHVETVKTKFVPAIKEQWVVVATNVEPHVQTLTAKTVEIYEVSKEAVTPHIVKVQELANPYFQELSEVSRPYINHVAAAAKPHVDKLQIILKPYTQEAVKAYRKFLESATEYHGQVQDIVHDKLKSHDLTKPLATKELIWFAASALLALPIILLFKILAAFSGSKKVKKPTRHGNTHNVRRKKRVHSDK
- the LOC121780772 gene encoding uncharacterized protein LOC121780772 isoform X2; translated protein: MTAFRLFLLTLFLSLVLAHVRAEADASVSDVVEEVKVSGSDGAYSSVLEQLKSKIQSLESQIEEKIQVLKEKDQVVAAKEKTIKEKSDTVVSLKNEIASLHKKGKLDVAEEVGKAHARAEDLEKQVEKLRKDLHLKISEKDLLEARVTEAEKKVPELNAKLASLQKIIDDQKAKIRKTQRALEIAEEELMKAKFEATSRTKDLMQAHGAWLPTWLAVHLNNYQAILEENWKVHGKPALDLLIKKAIEKKAQAEEWAAPHVETVKTKFVPAIKEQWVVVATNVEPHVQTLTAKTVEIYEVSKEAVTPHIVKVQELANPYFQELSEVSRPYINHVAAAAKPHVDKLQIILKPYTQEAVKAYRKFLESATEYHGQVQDIVHDKLKSHDLTKPLATKELIWFAASALLALPIILLFKILAAFSGKKVKKPTRHGNTHNVRRKKRVHSDK
- the LOC121780894 gene encoding NAC domain-containing protein 100-like, encoding MEGSGSPVKEDKLPPGFRFHPTDEELITYYLINKISDATFVGRAIGDVDLNKCEPWDLPGKAKMGEKEWYFFSLRDRKYPTGVRTNRATNTGYWKTTGKDKEIYNSNTSELVGMKKTLVFYKGRAPRGEKTNWVMHEYRIHSKSSYRTNKQDEWVVCRVFQKSAGGKKYPSTQSRAVNPFSYNLDLPMQSQINIQPDNFHFPARNYADIHDQFNRAIAAGAASASMINFPIPSQVNYGPAAGAFTISGLNLNLGAGMRAAAPPPQLGMTQQDVSAAIMSGEQAAVYGGDMNNNRFEGMEQCGDLDNYWPSY